One stretch of Natrinema salaciae DNA includes these proteins:
- a CDS encoding aminopeptidase — translation MDERVREHAAVLVDWSARVEAGDDVVVSVGPDAHELAVAVAEELGDRGANLLATYSSGEVTRAYIRAHDGDFDESPAHERALVENADVYLSLGGGRNTSATADVPGEQRRAYNDARSELRETRLGTRWVSTVHPTRSLAQQANMAYEAYREFAYDAILRDWESLADEMAQLKDLLDVGSEVRLVSSDTDLTMEIEGRTAVNSAASVAYDSHNLPSGEVFTAPYATEGEVTFDVPMTLRGESVRNVRLEFENGEVVDYDAEQGGAVIGEILETDDGARRLGELGIGMNRGIDRYTDNILFDEKMGDTVHLAVGRAYDACLSEGESGNESAIHVDLITDVSENSRLEIDGEVVQRDGTFRFEDGFDG, via the coding sequence ATGGACGAACGCGTACGCGAACACGCAGCGGTGCTGGTCGACTGGAGCGCTCGAGTCGAGGCGGGCGACGACGTGGTCGTCTCGGTCGGGCCGGACGCCCACGAACTGGCGGTCGCCGTCGCCGAGGAGCTCGGGGACCGTGGGGCGAACTTGCTCGCGACCTACAGCTCGGGGGAGGTCACGCGCGCCTACATCCGGGCTCACGACGGCGATTTCGACGAGAGTCCGGCACACGAACGCGCGCTGGTCGAGAACGCCGACGTGTACCTCTCGCTCGGGGGCGGTCGGAACACGAGTGCGACGGCCGACGTTCCCGGTGAGCAGCGCCGGGCCTACAACGACGCCAGAAGCGAGCTCCGCGAGACGCGACTCGGGACCCGCTGGGTGTCGACGGTCCACCCGACGCGGTCGCTGGCCCAGCAGGCCAACATGGCCTACGAGGCGTACCGGGAGTTCGCCTACGACGCGATCCTCCGGGACTGGGAGTCGCTGGCCGACGAGATGGCCCAGCTGAAGGACCTCCTCGACGTCGGCTCCGAGGTGCGGCTGGTCTCGAGCGACACCGACCTCACGATGGAGATCGAGGGGCGGACGGCAGTCAACAGCGCCGCGTCGGTCGCCTACGACTCCCACAACCTCCCCAGCGGTGAGGTCTTCACCGCGCCGTACGCGACCGAGGGCGAGGTGACGTTCGACGTGCCGATGACGCTGCGGGGCGAGTCCGTTCGAAACGTCCGCCTCGAGTTCGAGAATGGCGAGGTCGTCGACTACGACGCCGAGCAGGGCGGGGCCGTGATCGGCGAGATCCTCGAGACCGACGACGGTGCGCGTCGCCTGGGCGAACTCGGGATCGGGATGAACCGCGGGATCGACCGCTACACGGACAACATTCTCTTCGACGAGAAGATGGGTGACACCGTCCATCTGGCGGTCGGTCGGGCCTACGACGCCTGTCTCTCCGAGGGCGAGTCCGGCAACGAGTCGGCGATCCACGTCGACCTGATCACCGACGTGAGCGAGAATTCCCGACTCGAGATCGACGGCGAAGTCGTACAGCGAGACGGCACTTTCCGGTTCGAGGACGGCTTCGACGGCTGA
- a CDS encoding DUF309 domain-containing protein yields MRDRLRAGVAIFNDGYYHAAHDAWEDRWLELESGSDDERLLHGLIQYSGAVYHARDRNWEGAVGLAESAGEYLASLPADYRDLRLEPIRSVLARLAADPELVERRPPVRIEHEGSAASLSALEFEPTAIAAVVLAEEFGYDEEAIARARAYARRDLEAGEDDSVFITLLFDFVREDDHRGIIYQRLTDHVGRRRAREADVEGLF; encoded by the coding sequence ATGCGCGATCGGCTTCGGGCGGGCGTCGCGATCTTCAACGACGGCTACTACCACGCCGCCCACGATGCCTGGGAGGACCGCTGGCTCGAGCTCGAATCGGGAAGCGACGACGAGCGGCTGCTCCACGGACTCATCCAGTACAGCGGCGCGGTCTACCACGCCCGCGACCGGAACTGGGAGGGGGCGGTCGGCCTCGCCGAGAGCGCCGGCGAGTACCTCGCGTCGCTCCCCGCCGACTATCGCGACCTGCGACTCGAGCCGATCCGATCCGTCCTCGCCCGCCTCGCGGCCGACCCGGAACTCGTCGAGCGCCGGCCGCCGGTCCGGATCGAACACGAGGGTTCGGCGGCGTCGCTGTCGGCGCTGGAGTTCGAGCCGACGGCGATCGCGGCGGTCGTCCTTGCCGAGGAATTCGGCTACGACGAGGAGGCGATCGCACGGGCTCGGGCGTACGCACGGCGGGATCTCGAGGCCGGCGAGGACGACAGCGTCTTCATCACGCTGCTGTTCGACTTCGTCCGCGAGGACGACCACCGCGGGATCATCTACCAGCGACTCACCGACCACGTCGGGAGGCGTCGGGCTCGAGAAGCGGACGTCGAGGGACTGTTCTGA
- a CDS encoding cold-shock protein has protein sequence MAKGNVDFFNDTGGYGFIETDDADDDVFFHMEDVGGPDLEEGTEIEFDIEQAPKGPRATNVTRL, from the coding sequence ATGGCGAAAGGAAACGTTGATTTCTTCAACGACACAGGCGGCTACGGTTTCATTGAGACGGACGACGCGGACGATGACGTTTTCTTCCACATGGAAGACGTTGGCGGTCCGGACCTCGAAGAAGGCACAGAGATCGAATTCGATATCGAACAGGCCCCCAAGGGCCCCCGCGCCACCAACGTCACCCGCCTGTAA
- a CDS encoding queuosine precursor transporter, with the protein MSQQTRGVPTVAQVALIGLFVTALATAQLTASKVLAFELPVGLPITGAQLALPGAALAYAITFLASDCYTELYGRRAAQIVVNVGFVLNFVVLALVWSTIAAPAAPSSVDPGAFETALGSSTNIVLGSLLAYVVSQNWDVIVFHRIRDYTGSEMLWLRNIASTASSQAIDTVIFVSIAFAVAPAVLGVGAVLPLDLVLSLMVGQYLLKLAIAVLDTPIVYAIVSFVRSREGHVTEEAHAA; encoded by the coding sequence ATGAGTCAGCAGACTCGCGGTGTGCCGACGGTCGCACAGGTAGCGTTGATCGGACTCTTCGTGACGGCGCTTGCGACCGCCCAGTTGACCGCGTCGAAGGTATTGGCGTTCGAACTGCCCGTCGGGCTGCCGATCACCGGTGCACAACTCGCACTGCCCGGCGCAGCCCTCGCGTACGCGATAACGTTCCTCGCGAGCGACTGCTATACCGAACTGTACGGCCGTCGCGCGGCGCAGATCGTCGTCAACGTCGGGTTCGTCCTGAATTTCGTCGTCCTCGCGCTCGTCTGGTCGACGATCGCCGCACCGGCCGCCCCCTCGAGCGTCGACCCGGGGGCGTTCGAGACGGCTCTCGGGTCGTCGACGAACATCGTCCTCGGCAGTCTCCTCGCGTACGTCGTCAGCCAGAATTGGGACGTGATCGTCTTTCACCGGATTCGGGACTACACCGGGTCCGAAATGCTCTGGTTGCGCAACATCGCGTCGACGGCGAGTAGCCAGGCGATCGATACCGTGATCTTCGTCTCGATCGCGTTCGCCGTCGCCCCCGCCGTGCTCGGCGTCGGTGCTGTGCTTCCGCTCGATCTCGTCCTCTCGTTGATGGTGGGTCAGTATCTGCTGAAACTCGCGATCGCCGTCCTCGACACGCCGATCGTCTACGCGATCGTCTCGTTCGTTCGCTCGCGCGAGGGGCACGTCACTGAAGAGGCTCACGCCGCCTGA
- a CDS encoding PadR family transcriptional regulator has product MDDLTGFQRDLLYVIAGADQPSGQDVKDEVETYYNSEINHGRLYPNLDTLVNKNLVEKGQLDRRTNYYEISDHGRRTIEERREWEQQYISE; this is encoded by the coding sequence ATGGACGATCTGACAGGGTTTCAACGAGACCTTCTGTACGTGATCGCAGGAGCCGACCAACCGTCCGGCCAAGACGTGAAAGACGAAGTCGAGACGTATTACAACAGTGAGATCAATCACGGGCGACTCTATCCCAATCTCGACACACTCGTCAACAAAAATCTCGTCGAAAAAGGACAGCTCGATCGGCGAACCAACTATTACGAGATCAGTGACCACGGACGCCGGACGATCGAAGAGCGTCGGGAATGGGAGCAGCAGTATATCAGCGAGTGA